Proteins from one Psilocybe cubensis strain MGC-MH-2018 chromosome 11, whole genome shotgun sequence genomic window:
- a CDS encoding Urea-proton symporter DUR3, with product MSDATVLPQGAGYGVVVGIGLFFSAFMLCITAIQARYTAFSPKNSEEFTSASRSVKPGLIASGIVSAWTWAATLLQSSAVAYKFGISGPWWYGAGATVQILLFAMLAAKLKLNAPYAHTWLEIVQARWGKLAHGVFMFFGLATNVIVSSMLILGGSATVTDLTGMNTIAACFLIPLGVAIYVVVGGMRSTLLCDYTHTAVLFAIILTFIFTVYATSDKIGSPMKMHELLSAASEANPVPGNAHGSYLTIRSKNGLIFGVINIIGNFATVFQDQAYWQRAIASRPASTVKAYLLGGIAWFAIPFTFATTLGLAAVALRGDPEMKVLSPADVSAGLPAAAAAAALLGQGGAAALLVLLFLAVTSACSAELIAVSSLLTYDVYKTYINPKATEEQILRVGHAGVAFYALVCGLCGLIFFYIGVSMGWLYTFMGVILGSGVAPIALCITWSKANKWGCIGGSIAGFVAGIVAWLVTTSTLNDGDFEMLAGNLASIGVGAIVATVSSLIWPDNFDWEATRAINRPVPPAAKIVDEKGDDESDKKEHEVNVKGSVAGDSFDAREEEDELDPVALKKAFKFATWSSLGLFVVLILIIPLPLFFSHHIYGVGGLTAWVSVGIAWTFLSAIAVVIYPLYESRSALTEITVGIYKDLFTKQSGKYVGAAPPTSVA from the exons ATGTCGGATGCTACAGTCCTTCCTCAAGGTGCCGGCTATGGTGTTG TCGTCG GCATTGGGTTGTTTTTCAGCGCCTTCATGTTATGTATCACGGCCATCCAAGCTCGATATACCGCATTCTCGCCAAAAAACTCTGAAGAGTTTACCAGTGCTTCAAGAAGCGTCAAACCTGGATTGATCGCTTCTGGTATTGTCTCAGCATGGACATGGGCGGCTACTTTA CTTCAAAGTAGTGCAGTGGCTTACAAGTTTG GCATCAGTGGACCTTGGTGGTACGGAG CTGGTGCCACCGTTCAAATATTGCTCTTCGCCATG TTAGCCGCAAAATTGAAGCTCAATGCCCCCTATGCGCACACATGGCTTGAAATTGTTCAAGCCCGCTGGGGGAAGCTTGCTCATGGGGTGTTCATGTTCTTTGG TCTTGCGACCAATGTCATTGTCAGCTCCATGTTGATCCTCGGAGGCTCTGCAACCGTAACCGACTTGACGGGAATGAATACGATTGCC GCATGTTTCTTGATTCCTCTGGGAGTTGCCATTTATGTTGTAGTCGGTGGGATGCGATCCACGCTGTTGTGTGATTA TACGCATACTGCCGTTCTGTTTGCAATCATCTTG ACTTTCATCTTTACTGTCTATGCCACGAGCGATAAAATTGGTAGTCCGATGAAGATGCACGAACTTCTCAGCGCCGCCTCAGAAGCTAATCCAGTCCCGGGGAATGCCCACGGATCGTACCTCACCATACGGTCCAAGAATGGTCTGATCTTTGGtgtcatcaacatcatcggGAACTTTGCCACGGTATTTCAAGACCAGGCCTACTGGCAGCGTGCTATTGCCAGTCGTCCTGCAAGCACAGTCAAGGCGTATCTTCTTGGAGGAATCGCATGGTTCGCTATCCCGTTCACGTTTGCGACAACGCTGGGACTCGCAGCTGTGGCACTGAGAGGAGATCCGGAGATGAAAGTGTTGAGCCCAGCCGATGTGTCGGCTGGATTgcccgctgctgctgccgccgccgcgctGCTTGGACAAGGGGGTGCTGCGGCCCTTTTGGTTCTTCTATTTTTGGCTGTCACGAGCGCATGCTCTGCTGAGCTCATCGCTGTGTCGTCTCTCTTAACATACGATGTTTACAAG ACCTACATTAACCCCAAAGCAACTGAAGAGCAGATTCTACGCGTCGGACATGCAGGA GTTGCATTCTATGCCCTTGTATGTGGCCTCTGCGGCTTGATCTTCTTTTACATCGGTGTATCGATGGGATGGCTCTAT ACTTTCATGGGAGTCATTCTCGGGTCTGGTGTCGCGCCTATTGCTCTGTGCATCACCTGGAGCAAAGCTAACAAGTGGGGCTGCATTGGTGGATCTATTGCTGGTTTCGTGGCTGGTATCGTTGCGTGGCTGGTTACAACCTCAACTCTGAATGATG GCGACTTTGAGATGTTGGCTGGCAATCTTGCCTCAATAGGTGTAGGAGCTATCGTTGCAACCGTTTCATCTCTCATC TGGCCTGACAACTTTGACTGGGAAGCCACTCGGGCTATCAACAGACCTGTACCTCCTGCTGCTAAAATCGTGGACGAGAAAGGCGACGACGAAAGCGACAAGAAAGAACACGAAGTTAATGTAAAGGGTTCAGTGGCTGGAGATTCATTTGATGCTcgtgaagaagaggatgagctTGATCCCGTTGCACTTAAGAAGGCCTTTAAATTTGCGACATGGTCGTCACTCGGGCTG TTTGTGGTCCTTATATTGATTATCCCCCTCCCATTGTTCTTCTCTCATCATATATATGGTGTCGGTGGTTTGACGGCATGGGTGTCAGTTGGTATTGCTTGGACCTTCTTGTCGGCTATTGCAGTGGTTATCTATCCCCTTTACGAAAGTCGGAGCGCTCTCACCGAAATCACCGTTGGGATCTATAAG GACCTGTTCACGAAGCAAAGTGGAAAGTATGTCGGTGCTGCTCCTCCCACTTCAGTCGCGTGA
- a CDS encoding Vacuolar calcium ion transporter — protein MGESFALSAHDASSNVLPQPTPTLVAEDDDEPPSSGTPHNRQAQMTERSNDVSTHSQLNDHDIREKDFARVDSISVKQVASGHHASDLTEEAKSSRDIVNVVDLEKDEHAEEGAPRRRRRRFRVVKMSPTARFRALIASTRSTGPQPTYRASAMAMLRYSPLNILLVFIPVSWALHHAHQSPTLIFVFSSLGIVPLAALLGLGTEQIALRTTQSVGGLLNASLGNLIEMIISGIALKQCELEVVQSTLLGGLLSNLLLVLGMAFVVGGFRFHHQQFHPMVAQLNSSLLIVSVISLTIPAAFHQYLENRLPSGTELDIILELSRVSAIILILIYIAYLFFQFYSHNHLFKDTIQEYSVSTGSSTSSSRSRRSTTPTLPLPSIAPSSASTASITSSTSSEEEVQKVNTVSALILLVTVTALAYVTAEYLVESLEGLVAAHPSVSKEWITLIIIPIIGNAAEHTTAVIVASKGKFDLAMSVAVGSCIQIALFVIPVLILVAWGMDKPLTLLFDPLETVVLFLSVLLVKFSVEDGKSHWMSGIVLIAVYVLIAVAFWHFPGDTVRIIQGQVIQCFK, from the exons ATGGGAGAATCTTTCGCTTTATCTGCTCATGATGCCTCTAGCAATGTTCTTCCACAACCAACACCCACTCTTGTTgctgaagatgacgacgaaccCCCTAGTAGTGGGACGCCCCACAATCGGCAGGCTCAAATGACTGAAAGGTCGAACGATGTATCTACGCACTCTCAACTTAACGACCATGATATCCGCGAGAAAGATTTTGCTCGTGTCGACAGTATCTCGGTCAAGCAGGTCGCCTCGGGGCACCATGCATCAGATCTTACAGAAGAGGCGAAGTCCAGTCGCGACATCGTTAACGTAGTTGATTTGGAGAAGGATGAGCACGCTGAAGAAGGTGCACCACGTCGGCGCCGTCGAAGGTTCAGGGTGGTGAAAATGTCTCCTACTGCACGCTTCCGGGCGCTTATTGCCTCAACTCGTTCCACCGGCCCCCAGCCTACATACCGCGCTTCTGCCATGGCGATGTTGCGATACTCTCCTCTCAATATTCTTTTGGTCTTCATTCCAGTCTCATGGGCCCTTCATCATGCTCATCAAAGTCCTACTTTGATCTTCGTTTTCTCGAGTCTGGGAATTGTACCTCTTGCTGCCTTACTTGGTCTGGGTACGGAGCAGATTGCTCTTCGAACGACTCAAAGTGTCGGAGGACTTCTTAACGCTTCGCTGGGAAATCTCATTGAGATGATCATTTCTGGCATCGCTCTCAAACAG TGTGAATTAGAAGTTGTTCAAAGCACACTGCTGGGCGGCCTGCTAAGCAATTTATTGCTTGTTCTGGGAATGGCCTTTGTTG TCGGAGGCTTCCGTTTCCATCACCAACAGTTCCATCCTATGGTTGCGCAGCTTAACTCCTCTTTGCTAATAGTTTCAGTCATTTCGTTGACTATCCCGGCTGCCTTT CATCAATATCTTGAGAATCGACTTCCCTCTGGAACCGAACTCGACATAATTTTGGAACTAAGTCGCGTCAGCGCTATCATCTTGATATTAAT CTATATCGCTTACTTGTTCTTCCAATTCTACTCGCACAACCATTTGTTCAAGGACACCATCCAAGAATACAGTGTATCTACCGGTTCTAGCACTTCTTCCAGTCGTAGCCGACGTTCCACAACACCTACCCTCCCCCTTCCTTCCATCGCCCCTTCCTCGGCATCAACAGCATCTATCACGTCGTCAACATCTTCGGAAGAAGAAGTCCAGAAAGTCAACACCGTCTCGGCGCTTATCCTTCTGGTCACCGTTACCGCCCTTGCATATGTGACTGCCGAATATCTAGTGGAATCACTAGAAGGTCTTGTCGCTGCGCATCCCTCCGTATCCAAAGAGTGGATCACACTTATCATCATTCCCATTATCGGCAATGCTGCTGAACACACCACAGCCGTTATCGTCGCTAGTAAAGGCAAATTCGATTTGGCGATGAGTGTTGCTGTTGGCAGTTGTATCCAGATTGCACTATTTGTCATCCCTGTTTTGATTCTTGTCGCTTGGGGTATGGATAAACCGCTCACGCTTCTCTTTGACCCACTCGAGACAGTG GTGTTATTCTTATCTGTCTTGCTCGTCAAATTTTCCGTGGAAGATGGAAAATCGCATTGGATGAGTGGTATTGTTCTCATTG CCGTATACGTGCTCATCGCAGTTGCATTTTGGCACTTCCCCGGTGACACCGTCAGGATTATCCAAGGTCAAGTTATCCAATGCTTCAAATAA